In Pseudosulfitobacter pseudonitzschiae, the sequence CGCCCAATACCACCGGAATATGACTAAGCGGCCATTCGCGTTCGGACGACACCGTGTCGTCATACTGACGATAGAACACGCCCGCCTCGCGCAGATACTGGTCGCCACGGGCAAAGCGGTGGGCCAACCCTTCGGTGGTCAACCCGCCAAGGTGGTCCATCAGGTCACGCCATGCAGGTTTCACTGCGCCGTCCACGCCGATCATCTCGTCGTGGACGCCCGGTTGTGTGGCGTAGTTGGCAAGCAAGTCATTGCCTGCCACGCCTGTGTTTATTTGTCTGCTGGCCATATCCGGCTGACTACAACCCCGCGCGTCTCCGCAGGTCAAGCGTCAATGGGAACTCGGGGTGTGGTATTTCCGATGGTGGCGTAAAGGCACCCGTGGTGTGACCCAGCGGTTCGAACCGCGACAAGCGCCGCGCTTCGGCCTCGTTTCCGTTGACCGGGAACGTGTCAAAGTTACGCCCGCCGGGGTGTGCCACATGATAACGGCACCCGCCAAGCGATCGGCCTGTCCACGTATCGTAGATGTCAAAGGTCAGCGGCGCGTCAACCTCAAGCACTGGATGCATCGACTGCGCAGGCTTCCACGCCTTGTAGCGTACTGCCGCCACACGCGACTGCGGCGCACGGGTCTGGGCCAAGGGCACGACCCGCTGGTTGGCGGTAACCTGATAGCGGTCGGGGTTTGCGCCCGTCAGTTTGACCTGCAATCGCTCGACCGAGCTGTCGGTATAGCGCACAGTACCACCAATCGCGCCGGTTTCCCCCAGCACATGCCATGGCTCAAGTGCCTGACGCAATTCCAGTGTCAACCCTTCGTAAGTGACCTGACCGCAGAACGGGAAACGGAATTCGGCCTGGGCCTCGAACCACATCGGGTCCAACGCCATATCGTGCGCCTGAAGGTCGTCGAGCACTTCGAGGAAATCGTCCCAGATAAACTCGGGCAGCATGAAGCGGTCGTGCAACTGCGTACCCCAACGGGTCAGTTTACCGCTGATCGGGTCATCCCAGCACCGTGCGATGATCGCGCGGATCAACACCTGCTGCGCAAGACTCATGCGTGGGTTGGGCGGCATCTCGAAGCCGCGGAATTCGACCAGACCCAAGCGGCCCGTCGGACCATCGGGCGAATACAACTTGTCGATGCATATCTCGGTCCGGTGGGTGTTGCCGGTGACGTCAATCAGGCTGTTGCGCAACAAACGGTCGGTCAGCCAAGGTGGTGGCACATCGCCCTTTTCTGGCGGCCATATCTGGTCCAGCGCGATTTCCACCTCGTAAAGTTGGTCATGACGCGCCTCGTCGATGCGCGGCGCCTGACTGGTCGGGCCGACAAAGGTGCCCGAAAACAGATAGGACAGACTGGGATGACGCTGCCAGAAATGGATCAGGCTTTTCAGCAGATCTGGACGGCGCAAAAAGGGGCTGTCGGCGGGTTTGGAACCGCCGACAACCACATGATTACCACCGCCGGTGCCCGTATGGCGTCCGTCGATCATAAATTTGTCCGCGCCCAGACGGCACTGGCGCCCCTGTTCATAAACGATCTCGGTTGTGTTCACACATTCACCCCAAGTGGACGCAGGGTGAATATTAACCTCGAGCACGCCGGGATCGGGGGCCACGCGGATCACGTCGATACGCGGATCGCCGGGCGGGCTATACCCCTCGATCAGCACCTTGTGGCCGGTCGTTCTGGCCGCTGCTTCGGTCGCAGCGATCAGTTCAAGATAATCCTCCAGCGTTTCCACAGGCGGCAGGAAGACGCACAAACGTCCGTCGCGCGGCTCGACCGAGATGGCGGTGCGCACGGCGCCGCTCAGATCGCCGTCCTTGGCCATTGTTTGTTCCACAACCTCCTGCCCTGCAGTGGCATCGGTGCGGTGCGCGACAGCCTGCGGGCGCGCCGCGATGTCAGCGGGGTTGGCCAGCGGTGCCCGCTCTTCCATCGGGTCTTGCGGATTGATGAAGGGAAAGTCGGTCTCGGGGATATGCGGCAACGTTCCCAGCGGCAGACGATAGCCCACAGGGCTGTCACCGGCGACCAGAAAAACCTTGCCGCGGCGCATGTTCCAGACTTCGGACATCCAGCGGCTTTCGGCACGCGCCTGCCAACGCTGCACCGGCAACACATATCCGGCAGGTGTGGTCAGACCACGTTCGAACACCCGCGCGATACGGGCGCGCTCTTCGGGATCTTTCAGCTTGTTGTTTTCGGGTGTCACATTTTCCGGCAGGCTGGCCTCTTTGATAATCCAGTCGGCAGGATCTTCGAAAGCGGGAAGCACGTTTTCCTGCGGCACGGCCAGATGTTCGGCGATACTGTCCAGCAATGCCTTGGCGTCTTCGGGGCCAACGTCCTCGTTGGTATCTTCGCGGGCCAACAGGTCGGGATTGTTCCAGATCGGCTTGCCGTCCTTGCGCCAGTACAGCGAAAAGGTCCAACGCGGCAGCGTCTCGCCCGGATACCATTTGCCCTGTCCGTAGTGCAGCAGCCCACCGTTTGAAAACCTGTCTTGCAAACGGCGGATCAATTTGTCGGCCAGCACCCGTTTTGTGGGGCCAACAGCATCCGAGTTCCACTCGGGGTTTTCAAAGTCGTCAATCGACACGAATGTCGGCTCGCCGCCCATGGTCAGACGCACATCGCCATCCTCAAGCCGTTTGTCGATCTTCTGGCCCAAGGCGTTCAACGCGTCCCATGACGCATCCGAGAACGGCTTGGTGATGCGCGGATGTTCGGCTGTGCGCTTGACCTGCATGTCAAAGGAAAAAGCAACCTCGGCAAAACTTGCAACGCCCGTGATTGGTGCGGCATTGGCGTAGTGCGGAGTCGCGGCCAGCGGAATGTGGCTTTCGCCCGCCAACAATCCCGAAGTCGGGTCCAGACCGATCCAGCCCGCACCGGGCAGGTAAACCTCGACCCATGCGTGCAGGTCGGTAAAATCATGGTCTGTACCCGCAGGCCCGTCCAACGCGACGAGGTCCGGTTTCAACTGGATCAGATAGCCCGAAACAAAACGCGCGGCTATCCCGAGATTGCGCAGAATCTGCACCAGTAACCAACTGCTGTCGCGGCACGACCCGGAGGCGCGGCCCAGCGTGACTTCGGGCGTTTGCACACCGGGTTCCATGCGAATTTCATAGTTGATTTCGTTGGCCAGCCGCATATTCAACGCCACTAGAAAGTCGATCGTAACCATCTTGTCGCGCGGCACCGATGTCAGGAATTGCTGAAGCAACGGGCCCGCAGTTTCGGTTTTTAGGTAGATTGAGAGGTCATCCGCGATCTCTTCACCGTATGTAAACGGAAAATCCTTGGCGCTGTCTTCGACGAAGAAATCGAACGGGTTATAAACGGACATATCCGCAACCAGATCCACCTCGATCTTGAATTCCCGAACCGGTTCGGGAAAAACCAGCCGCGCCATCCAGTTGCCATAGGGGTCATGCTGGTGGTTCACGAAATGCTCTGATGGAGAGACCGACAAAGCGTGCGAAATCACTCGCGTGCGTGAATGCGGCGCAGGCCGCAGACGGATAATTTGCGGCCCGAGCGTGACGGGGCGGTCATACTTATAATGCGTCAGGTGATAGATGCTTGCGGTGATCGACATGAAAGTCTCCTTTCGCGCACCATCGCGCCGCGCTTGGGTCGCAGCAACGTCTAACATGCGGTTTCGCGGATAATGTAGCTCTACCAGGCTGCAATTGCGACCAATCGCTTGGAAACAGGGCAAAACCTTGCGTTACGCACGTGGGCGTTATTGCGATCTGCCCAACAAAAGGTACGCTCTATCGGCAATTTCACAAAAAGAGGTGAGGCGCCCAATTGCAGGCATCTTTACGGTTTTAAAGTCATTGGCGGCCGAAGTTGTGAATTGGCCCCCCGGATACCGCGATGGTTTGGGCCAAGAAAACAATCCCGGGTTGGACGATTTGAAACCGGAATTGCGAATGTCCAAAGCCGACCATATCATTGCCCGCGTCTCGCCCGACCGCAAGATCATGTCGATCAACGAACGGTTTTGCGGCTTGCTGGGCGTTGAAGCGTCCGGATTTATCGGCACGGAGTATGAACAGATCGTGCGCAAACAAGACCACAACAGCGACGAATTCGCCAAGATATGGCACGCAGCAAAGCCGTGCAACCGCAGTAAGGTTGATGCGCTCAAACGGTTTTATGTGCTCAGTTACTGCGTTTGGTGCATCGGATTGATGATGAATCTGTCTGACGCAGAAGTCCAGATCTTGCAGATATTTTCGTAGCGCGTGAGCGCCGTTGAGGGACTTGAGCCGAAGTGCAAGGTTGTAAGCGGCCATGGAGTCGGCGAGGTACGTGCGCAGTTGATCATGGCTGTCGTAATGGCATCGCTTTCCTGTCGCCTCCTTGATCATGCGGTTCATTCGTTTGGCCTGACCATTGGACCACGGAAGGTTTGGCTTGGTCAGTCGATGCTCGATCCCATTTGCCTCGCAGATCATGTCGAACCGCATCTGCCGCGAAAATGTTGTGCTCGGATTATGTGACCGCTTGGCGGACTGGATGCCGCTCACAATCAGGATCGTATGGATACGGAACGGACGGTTGGAGAGCATAGGGACAATCATCCAGCGGCAGCAGTGTGTGCCGCCGGAATGCGGCGATCATTGTCTCGTCCGCTTCGGTCAGAACGGTCGAACGCGACTCCCTCGGCCCGGTCTTCAAATCCGCGACCGTCGCACGTTTGCGCCATTTCGCGACGGTCTTGGGATTGATACCCAGTTCCTTGCTCAACTGCGCGAGCGAAGATTTCCCCTTTCGGACCATTACTGCCCAATGCACTGCCGGACAGTGGAACCCTGTATTGCGGCTCTGACGGCGGGCATGGCCGTGGCGCTTTCGTGACGAACTTGTCCCGCTATGCTTCCTTCCATTCCTGCGAAAGGATCGCCCCATCAAACCGTGGGATCAAACATCTTATGTGTCCCGTCTCTGCTATATTCGGCCCGTCGTCGGCCCCGGCCAGGGCCAACGACGGGGTAGGATACAGCGCTGAACACCTTGTGGCCTGACCACGTGCGCTAGCCGGCTGATCCTACCTCTCCTCACCGTCTCGAACAATTGACGGCGGCCCGTTCGTGGGACCGCGAAGCATAAGGAAGAGAGAGTGACATGATAGCAGCAATTAATGTGATCGGGATAGATGTGTCCCGCGACTGGTTGGACGGATTTCGTCTTCCTGGCCTGCAGAGGTTTCGCTTGGCCAATTCACCAGAAGGGCATGAAGAACTGATTTCGATGATCTGTCAGATGTCCGAACTCGTTCAGGTCGGGTTTGAGGCAACCGGCGGACAGGAATGGGCATTGTGGGCCGCGCTTGTCGAGGCGGGGGACGAGGCGCGGCAACTTCCTCCCGCCCAGATCAAGGCTTTTGCCATGTCGCGGGGTACACGGGCCAAGACGGACCGGATCGATGCAGAACTCATCGCCCATTTCATGATGTTCCGGCCCGAGGCCGGGCGGACGTTGCCAAGTGATAACTTGCGTGTTCTCAGGGCCCTGACGACGCGACGCGCTCAGATCGTCGAAATGCGCAAGCGGCTGACGGCGCAGATCTCGGCACGCAAGAAACAAGGCATCCCCGCAGACATCGAGGATCTCGATGCCGAATTGAAAGCCATGCTGGATGCTCAAATCAGCGACCTCGAGCAGCGCATCAACCGCGCCATTTCAAGCGAAGAAACGTCCGCCACCAAAGCTCACCTTCTTCGTTCCATTCCCGGCATCGGCCCGGTTTCTGCAGCCATGTTGATTGCGGAGATGCCGGAGCTCGGCCGCATGACAGCAGGCGAGGCTGCAGCCATGGCGGGCTTGGCGCCAGTGCCTCATGACAGCGGCGCAATGCGAGGCAGGCGGGCAATCGCTGGAGGACGACGGGCACTGCGACACGTCCTCTTCTAGGCAGCACTTGCCGCCGCATGCCACAACCCGCTGCTGAAGACAGTGGCAAAGCGCATGAAAGAGCACGGAAAGCCGCACAAGGTAGTCATCATTGCCATCGCACGAAGGCTGATCACCATCGCAAACGCGATCCTCAAAACCGGTGAGAATTGGAGGCATCAGGCGGGCTGATAAACACAATTGCTAGGCGGAGGCGGGTTGCGCTTTGCTCAATACAAGCGCCCCAACCGCCAGCACCACGATGATCATCGAAACAATGGCAACCACCGCCCAACCAAGCCCGGTAACAACCAATCCCGCCGCGAAAGCGCAAATCGTTGATACAAGCGCAATGATCGTGTCATTCACCCCCTGCACCGCAGACTTTTCGGCGTCTGTAACCGCACTTGCCAACATGCTCGTGGCGCCTATGAAGCTAAAGTTCCAGCCGACCCCCAGCAAGATCAGCGACCCGTAGAAATGCGCTGAGGACAGGCCAGCAGCACCCGCAACCGCGGCGATCGCCAGGATCACCAACCCAGTCAGCGCAATGCTCTCCTTGCCGAACCATTTTATCAGAAACCCCGTCACAAAACTTGGCGCGAACATTGCAACGACGTGCCACCGTATGACATCGCCCGCGACAGCTTCGGTAAACCCACAACCCAACATCGCGAGAGGTGTTGGTATCATCATGAAAATCATCACGCCTTGAGAAATTGCCGCAATGCCGACCGCTCGCCGCACAGGGCCGCGCCGCAAAACAGCAAAAGACGCAAATCGTTTGGTGGTTGCATGGGTCTTTGCAATGGGTGCCGTTGGGATGCGGACCAATGCCAACGGCACCATACCGACCACAATCACAGCTGCTAGAGCCACGTAAGCACCCGCCAAGGGAATTGGCGCAAGTGCATCTTTGGCCATGATGAAAATTTGCGGCCCGCCAATCGCAGCCACGAGGCCAGAGGTCAGCATCAGCGAGATCGCGACTGGTTGCCAATCAGGGCTGACTACCTCGGCAGCGGCAAAGCGGAAATACTGAAACGACGACAAGGCCGCGCCAAGAATAAAATGCCCCAGGCACAACAGAACAAAGTTGCCCGTGATTAGTGCAAACGCACCGATCCCGGCCCCCACAAGGGCCAATATGCCGCCGGCAGCAAAGCCAGCCCTGCGGCCAAACCGCCCCATTACCACGGAAAATGGCGCTGCTGCCAGCATCCCAGCCAGCGTTTGAACTGAAGCAGGCAAAGTGACAAGCGCCGTGTCCGAGGCCAGTTGCAGTCCCGTCAAGCCGCCCAGAATAAGCAGCATCGGCATCGCAAACCCGAGAATCGTGTTGGCCAACAGCAGGCCTATAAAATTCCCGTTTCGGGTAAATGACACAACTGACATCTGCAAAATTCCTGTTCGCCCGGGTTGACACAGTCACGTATAGGGCGGACAGGATATGTCTTAAATGACAATAAGGTCTCAATTATGGACAATCACCGCGGCGGTCGCAAAATAGATGTGTTGCTATTCGACGATGTGAATCTGCTGGACGCGGCAGGGCCGGTTCAGGCGTTCGAGGCGGCGAATACGCATGGTCGCAACAGGTACCAGATCCAGTTTGTTTCAATTGACGGGGCACCCGTGCGCTCGGGCTGTGGCTTGCGGCTGGTTGCCGATGACAAGCTTACATCTGCAGCGAGGGGCGCAGACCTTTTGATCCCCGGGGGCGCGGGAGTCGATGCCTTGATCGGCAACGCCAGCTTGCGCGAAATTATCCAACAACGTGCCAAAACCGAGGGTCGCGTGATCTCTGTTTGCTCAGGGGCACTGATCTTGGCCGCGGCAGGCGTTCTGGACGGACTGGAGGCGACGACACATTGGTCGCGCGAGGAAGACACCCGCAACTATCCCAACATCTCCTGGAACCTGGATCGCATCAGCATCACCCAGGGCAAGGTTTTCACATCCGCTGGCGTGACCACCGGCATCGATCTTGCGCTTTCCATCATTCAGGTTGATTGCGGGCCGACTGTCGCGCTTTCGGTTGCGCGCGAACTTGTTGTCCAGTTGCGCCGCACGGGCGGGCAAAGCCAGTATGCCTTTCACCTGGCCGGACAATTCGCGAAGGGCGAAACCCTAACGCAGCTTATTGAAAAGGTGGTTGCAGCACCGCACCTGGACTGGTCGCTTGACGCCTTGGCGGATGCGGCGGGGATGAACGCACGTACCCTGACGCGGCGGTTCAAGCGCGACACAAACGAAACACCGGCGCAGTTCGTGGAAAAGGTTCGCGTTGATCACGCCCGCAGCCTGTTGTCAGGCATCCTGCCGCTGAAGCAAATTGCCGCCGAGAGCGGTTTTGGCGATATACAACGTATGCGCCGGGCATTCCAGCGCCGACTCGGAGTTCAGTTGAGTGAGTATCGCAATATGTTCACCTGAGCTTTCTATTGCCCTAAAAGTAACTTTTAACCTCAAGTTAACTTGAAATTGCAGCCATCAACCTCTGAAGTCGCGACGCTAGAACATAGTGAAGATAAACAGATGCGAATTACCGATCGAAAAATACCCGACTACGGGCGTGGGCTTGGTGCCGCGTTGACCATTGTTATGGCCGATGCAGGTCCGCGCCTTATCTTATTAGGCCGCATTAAGGCAGCGCTTTGAACAAGGGCCGATACAATCGCGCAAAGGTCTGGTTAGGGGTACGGTCATTTGTGACCTTGTCGATAATGAAATTTGTCAGGTCGCGGGTCCGCTCGTTGCGAATGAGCATTCCGACATTGAAATAGAGACCTGCGCCGGGTCTGCACCACTACATCGTTGATCCTGACCCGCCATTTCCTCCGGTGTATGAAAGCGAGGGAGGATACCGACATCCACATGATCGTATCGATGAGCGGGGTGCAAAACCTTCTGCTTGAAAGGGTGTCGATGGTATTTACTGCTGCAAGGTTCGCACAGGCGGGTCTTGTTCAGGGGCTATCAGATGAACTGGAGGACATGCGCGTCCCGGTTACGGCCATCTTCCCCGTCGGCTTTGACGATGCAACCTCTCCAAGTGATACGAATGTATCTAGTCATGGGTGTCGCGCGGGCGGCCATGATGGGTCAACGCGGCGACAAGAGCCACAAGAACTTCCTCGCGACGTGACGTGGCACGCCGCACAAGGCCAAGCCTGCGATGAATAGGTGGCGAGCCGAAAGGAAACCAGTCCAGCGACGCAGTGACCATATCCTGCAATGCAACCTGCGGAACAATGGCAAACCCCAGCCCCGCCTGCACACACCCCACCACCGCCGACATGGTATTGACAGAAACAATCTGTCGGGGTGCCACACCAAGCCGCGCAATTTCGGTGTCGATCTGACGCGCCAGCGGCACCTGTGTGCGGTAGCGGACGTAAGGCACAGTGTTTACCAATTCATCGATGGACAGGCCACCGGTTGCCGGTGGCGTCAGAACGATCAGCGGCTCAGTCATCACCGGCGTCCAGCGCAGGCTGGCCGGAACGGCAACATGATCGGCAACAAGTGCTGCATCAAGCTGCCCCGACACGACCTCGCTCATCAATTCCTCGGACATGCCGACGCGCAAACGAAAGTGCAGGTCGGGATAGCTGGCCCTGAGTGTGGCAAGCGATTTGGGAACCAGCGAACTGGCCCCCGTGCGCAACGACCCGAAGGCCATAGTGCCGCGCACAGGTCCACTGCCAACCGACGCTTTCGTCTCGCGCACGATCTGCAATATCGACTGTGCGGAACGCACCATTTCGGCACCTTTTACAGTCAGCACCGGCGGGCGGCGGGAACGGTCGAACAACTGTGTGCCCAACTCGGCCTCCAAAGCGGCGATTTGCTGGCTCACTGCCGAAGCTGTCAAATTGACAGCCCGTGCTGCCGCAGCAAAGCCACCGTGTTGCTGAATGGCAAGAAGGGTTTCCAGTTGGCGAGTGTCCATGCATCAAGATAAGATATTCTATATATAAAGGCAATAATTACGCACTTTGTCATGGTTATTCTTGTGTTATCTGTGCTGCAAACACAACCTGCGGCGATCAAACCGCTGCGTTCTCTCAACGGGAGCCACATCATGACATTTCGCGCAGGCCTGACCGCCCTGATTACCGCAGCCACGCTTGTTACAGCGCCGGCCTGCGCCGATACCTATCCTGAACGCGCTGTCGAATTTATTGTGCCGTGGTCCCCCGGTGGCGGGTCTGACACGTTGATGCGCCTGATCGCAAACAATGTAGAACCTTTTCTGGGTGCCGAGATGCCTGTTATCAACATAGCGGGTGTTGGCGGCACTGTAGGCCTGCGCGAAACATCGCGCCGCGCCGCAGACGGCTATACCATCAGCCAGATTCACGAAGGCCTTCTGGTTGCGACCGAAACCGGCATCACCGATCTGGCGTGGGATGATTTCGAACCCGTCGCGTTGATGACAGCCTCGCCCCAGTATCTGGTGGCCGGTGCCAGCGACAACTACAGCACCTTCGAAGAATTCGTGACCTATGCACAGGCCAATCCCGGCGAAATTTCCATTGGCGTGACCCTTGGCGGCGTGCCGCATCTGCACGCCGCGATGATCGAACAGGCGTTCGGGCTACAATTCAAATATGTAGGCTATGAAGGAACAGGCGAACGTATCCGCGCCTTGGTCGGCGGCAATCTGGATCTGGCCATTGGCGATATCAGTTCGGCCAAGCAATTTGTGGACAGCCGCAATCTGACCTTTCTTGCCGTAGGCTCTGCCAACCGCATGGAAGCTGCGCCAGATGTGCCCACATTCAAAGAGCTGGGTCACGATCCGGAACTGAACGTGACCCGTGGCATCGTGGTACCCAAAGGCACACCGCAAGAGGTGCGTGACTCGCTTGAGGTCGCGTTACGGAATCTGTCACAAGACCCCGACTATATCGAAAAGACAAACAACGCCGGTGCCGACGTCGGGTTTCGCGGACAAGACGCCTATCGCACATATCTGGCCAAACTGGATGAAACGGTGAAATCGCTGTCGTCGGTTCTGGCCCCATGAGCGGCAATGCCCCTGTAAAAGAGCAGGAGGCGGGCATGATTGCCCGCCTTCTCAGCTATGTGTTTCTGTTCGCAGCCTCTGGCGGGCTGTTCATTTCGGCAACAGCCATCCCCGCGTCGCGGTTTGAAAAACTAGGGGCAGGTGCCTTTCCCAAAATCGTATTTGCGGCAATGGTTCTGATGTCGGCCCTGGCGGTTATCGATGCCCTGCGGCAGATACCGCTTGCCGCCTACCGCGACTTTTCCAGCCAGACGCAGGCGTGGGTCAAACGGCGCTATCTGGTGTTTGTCAGTCTCGCGGCCCTCACGGTCTATCTGCTGGCGATCCCCTTGCTCGGGTTTTCGATTGCCAGCTTTGCGTTTCTGTTCGGCCTGCAACTGGTGCTGATGCCGCGCCAGACCAAATCCATTGTCATTGCCGCCGTGGTCGCACTTGTGTTCTCGTTCGGGCTGAACTGGCTTTTTGCCGAAGTGTTCACCGTATTCCTGCCGCGTGGAGTGCTTTGAAATGTCGGATTTCCTAAGCGGTGCCGCGCAAATTCTTACCCTTTCAACCCTGATCTGCATGCTGGCCGGATCCATCGCGGGAATCGTGGCCGCCGCCATTCCGGGCTTTACCGTGACAATGGCAATCGTACTGACGCTGCCGCTGACCTTCGCGATGGACCCGTTGCAGGGTATTGCCGTCATGTTGTCGGTCTATGTTGGTGGTTATACCGGCGGGCTGATTTCCGCGGCACTTCTGGGCATTCCCGGCACACCGTCGTCGGTTGCCACAACCTTTGACGCCTTTCCGATGGCCCGCAATGGAGAGCCGGGGCGGGCTCTGTCCATCGGTATCTGGGCGTCGTTCTTCGGCACGCTGATCTCGACCGTCGTGCTGATTTTTGCCGCGCCGCCGTTGGCGCTGTTTGCGGTGCGGCTGGGGCCATGGGAATATTTCTCGTTGATCGTCTTTGCACTGACGATTGTGGCTAGTCTTGTGGGCACTTCAGTTATTCGCGGAATGCTTGCAGGGCTGATCGGCCTTGCAATTTCGACCTTGGGCACTGACCCTATCATGGGCAGGCCACGGTTTGATTTCGGCATCGAGATGTTGCAGACAGGCCTGCCGTTTCTCGTGGTCCTGATTGGCGTTTTCGCCATCTCGCAACTGGTTTCAGAAGTCGAGGATGCCGACAACGTAAGGTCGGGGAGATCACTGATCACAGGGGCCATCGATTTTCAGACTTGGAAGGTGATGAAAGAAGTACTGATGCGGCCCATCAATCTGTTGCGGTCTTCGCTGGCGGGCGTGCTGATCGGCGCACTTCCGGGCGCGGGGGGGTCCATCGCCAACCTTGTCGCCTATGATCAGGCCAAGCGGGCCTCAAAGACCCCCGAAAAATTCGGAACTGGAGAAGCTGACGGTATCGTCGCCTCGGAGGCGGGCAATTCTGCCACGGCAGGCGGCGGGCTGATCCCGCTGATCGGACTCGGTATTCCGGGGTCGGCGGTAGATGCCATTCTGATGGCCGCTCTCATGGTGCATGGCATCTCGGTCGGGCCGAGGCTGATTCTCGATCATGGCGATCTGGTTTATGGCATGTTCATCGCAATGGTTGTGGCCTCGTTTATGATGCTGGTCGTATCGGTGTTTTCCATGCGGCTGTTCCTGCGGCTTACCGAAGTGCCGAAATGGCTAATCGTGCCGGTTGTGATGACCTGCTGTGTGGTGGGCACCTTTGCGCTTAACAACCGCGTGACCGACCTTTATCTGCTGATCTTCATCGGCATCGCGGGCTATGCCCTTCGCGCCCTTGGCTATGCGCTGGCACCCCTGGTGCTGGGTGTCATCCTGGGGCCAATTGCGGAAACCAATCTGCGCCGCGCGTTGATGACAGATGAAGACCCGACACTTTTCTTCACCCGCCCAATCAGTCTGATTTTTCTAGTCGCTGCGATGGCTTCGATCGTCTGGGCGGTTCACAATCACATCAAATCCCGAAAACCCACAGAAAGGTCGCCCGATGCACCTGCGTCATGATCCTGTTTACCCTTCCCGTCGTT encodes:
- a CDS encoding DUF2126 domain-containing protein; amino-acid sequence: MSITASIYHLTHYKYDRPVTLGPQIIRLRPAPHSRTRVISHALSVSPSEHFVNHQHDPYGNWMARLVFPEPVREFKIEVDLVADMSVYNPFDFFVEDSAKDFPFTYGEEIADDLSIYLKTETAGPLLQQFLTSVPRDKMVTIDFLVALNMRLANEINYEIRMEPGVQTPEVTLGRASGSCRDSSWLLVQILRNLGIAARFVSGYLIQLKPDLVALDGPAGTDHDFTDLHAWVEVYLPGAGWIGLDPTSGLLAGESHIPLAATPHYANAAPITGVASFAEVAFSFDMQVKRTAEHPRITKPFSDASWDALNALGQKIDKRLEDGDVRLTMGGEPTFVSIDDFENPEWNSDAVGPTKRVLADKLIRRLQDRFSNGGLLHYGQGKWYPGETLPRWTFSLYWRKDGKPIWNNPDLLAREDTNEDVGPEDAKALLDSIAEHLAVPQENVLPAFEDPADWIIKEASLPENVTPENNKLKDPEERARIARVFERGLTTPAGYVLPVQRWQARAESRWMSEVWNMRRGKVFLVAGDSPVGYRLPLGTLPHIPETDFPFINPQDPMEERAPLANPADIAARPQAVAHRTDATAGQEVVEQTMAKDGDLSGAVRTAISVEPRDGRLCVFLPPVETLEDYLELIAATEAAARTTGHKVLIEGYSPPGDPRIDVIRVAPDPGVLEVNIHPASTWGECVNTTEIVYEQGRQCRLGADKFMIDGRHTGTGGGNHVVVGGSKPADSPFLRRPDLLKSLIHFWQRHPSLSYLFSGTFVGPTSQAPRIDEARHDQLYEVEIALDQIWPPEKGDVPPPWLTDRLLRNSLIDVTGNTHRTEICIDKLYSPDGPTGRLGLVEFRGFEMPPNPRMSLAQQVLIRAIIARCWDDPISGKLTRWGTQLHDRFMLPEFIWDDFLEVLDDLQAHDMALDPMWFEAQAEFRFPFCGQVTYEGLTLELRQALEPWHVLGETGAIGGTVRYTDSSVERLQVKLTGANPDRYQVTANQRVVPLAQTRAPQSRVAAVRYKAWKPAQSMHPVLEVDAPLTFDIYDTWTGRSLGGCRYHVAHPGGRNFDTFPVNGNEAEARRLSRFEPLGHTTGAFTPPSEIPHPEFPLTLDLRRRAGL
- a CDS encoding IS110 family transposase codes for the protein MIAAINVIGIDVSRDWLDGFRLPGLQRFRLANSPEGHEELISMICQMSELVQVGFEATGGQEWALWAALVEAGDEARQLPPAQIKAFAMSRGTRAKTDRIDAELIAHFMMFRPEAGRTLPSDNLRVLRALTTRRAQIVEMRKRLTAQISARKKQGIPADIEDLDAELKAMLDAQISDLEQRINRAISSEETSATKAHLLRSIPGIGPVSAAMLIAEMPELGRMTAGEAAAMAGLAPVPHDSGAMRGRRAIAGGRRALRHVLF
- a CDS encoding MFS transporter — its product is MSVVSFTRNGNFIGLLLANTILGFAMPMLLILGGLTGLQLASDTALVTLPASVQTLAGMLAAAPFSVVMGRFGRRAGFAAGGILALVGAGIGAFALITGNFVLLCLGHFILGAALSSFQYFRFAAAEVVSPDWQPVAISLMLTSGLVAAIGGPQIFIMAKDALAPIPLAGAYVALAAVIVVGMVPLALVRIPTAPIAKTHATTKRFASFAVLRRGPVRRAVGIAAISQGVMIFMMIPTPLAMLGCGFTEAVAGDVIRWHVVAMFAPSFVTGFLIKWFGKESIALTGLVILAIAAVAGAAGLSSAHFYGSLILLGVGWNFSFIGATSMLASAVTDAEKSAVQGVNDTIIALVSTICAFAAGLVVTGLGWAVVAIVSMIIVVLAVGALVLSKAQPASA
- a CDS encoding GlxA family transcriptional regulator; translation: MDNHRGGRKIDVLLFDDVNLLDAAGPVQAFEAANTHGRNRYQIQFVSIDGAPVRSGCGLRLVADDKLTSAARGADLLIPGGAGVDALIGNASLREIIQQRAKTEGRVISVCSGALILAAAGVLDGLEATTHWSREEDTRNYPNISWNLDRISITQGKVFTSAGVTTGIDLALSIIQVDCGPTVALSVARELVVQLRRTGGQSQYAFHLAGQFAKGETLTQLIEKVVAAPHLDWSLDALADAAGMNARTLTRRFKRDTNETPAQFVEKVRVDHARSLLSGILPLKQIAAESGFGDIQRMRRAFQRRLGVQLSEYRNMFT
- a CDS encoding LysR family transcriptional regulator, which gives rise to MDTRQLETLLAIQQHGGFAAAARAVNLTASAVSQQIAALEAELGTQLFDRSRRPPVLTVKGAEMVRSAQSILQIVRETKASVGSGPVRGTMAFGSLRTGASSLVPKSLATLRASYPDLHFRLRVGMSEELMSEVVSGQLDAALVADHVAVPASLRWTPVMTEPLIVLTPPATGGLSIDELVNTVPYVRYRTQVPLARQIDTEIARLGVAPRQIVSVNTMSAVVGCVQAGLGFAIVPQVALQDMVTASLDWFPFGSPPIHRRLGLVRRATSRREEVLVALVAALTHHGRPRDTHD
- a CDS encoding Bug family tripartite tricarboxylate transporter substrate binding protein, with translation MTFRAGLTALITAATLVTAPACADTYPERAVEFIVPWSPGGGSDTLMRLIANNVEPFLGAEMPVINIAGVGGTVGLRETSRRAADGYTISQIHEGLLVATETGITDLAWDDFEPVALMTASPQYLVAGASDNYSTFEEFVTYAQANPGEISIGVTLGGVPHLHAAMIEQAFGLQFKYVGYEGTGERIRALVGGNLDLAIGDISSAKQFVDSRNLTFLAVGSANRMEAAPDVPTFKELGHDPELNVTRGIVVPKGTPQEVRDSLEVALRNLSQDPDYIEKTNNAGADVGFRGQDAYRTYLAKLDETVKSLSSVLAP